The following coding sequences lie in one Carassius carassius chromosome 1, fCarCar2.1, whole genome shotgun sequence genomic window:
- the gaa gene encoding lysosomal alpha-glucosidase isoform X2, whose protein sequence is MARICCGPLHTLALLTSVLLIMVLKDKNLSFAFSPSAAEWQHSSNISYRSVQFRKNLSSNVNVSAGPRTHTSLVRGQCGVAVESRISCGRDRSLSRADCEGRGCCYMPLPRSGLGGPPWCFYPVHYPGYKMGPLLPTEKGQRATLARSAPSYLPRDIPTLQLDVMPETLGRLHLTLKDPASPRYEVPFVTSQSRGHKDIQNPLYDVDFQPDPFGFIVRRKSNGRVLLNTTIGPLLFADQYLQLSSSMASSVISGLGEHYTPITLDLNWSSVSLWNRDMAPHRNTNLYGSHPFFLVQEGDGQAHGVFLLNSNAMEVFLQPAPALTWVTVGGILDFYIFLGPSPQSVVQQYHEVIGYPMMPPYWSLGFHLCRWGYTSTNITRTVVQLMRQAKIPLDVQWNDLDYADRRRVFTFDPQRFGDLPQMVEEFHQLGMKYVLILDPGISSVSPPGSYKPFDDGLKRGVFIKNSTGQILIGKVWPGPTAFPDFTNPTTQDWWMDCIRVFHSKDMNEPSNFVEGSVDGCPDSDLEKPPYTPGVIGGQLDSGTLCVSAQQYLSSHYNLHNLYGLTEAIATHRALLKVKSTRPFVLSRSSFPGLGRFSAHWTGDVRSDWEQLRFSIPGVLLFGLYGVPLVGADVCGFGGDTTEELCVRWTQLGAFYPLMRNHNDRPNAPQEPYVFSQQAQDAMRTVITLRYSLLPFLYTLFHHTHSSSRTVARPLFLEFPTDPNCQTIDRQFLWGGSLLISPVLEEGALEVTAYLPPGTWYSLHNGEACYSKGQYFLFPAPLDTINVHVREGSIIPQQAPALTTTASRRNPFTLIVALSVGNWAKGELFWDDGESLDTFERGNYSYVLFFAEESYVVSKPVKLNGCLNGLVLGEVRVFGVQAPPTAVWANGQKVHDFSYSPDTKVLTVPGLDFPMTAMITVQWS, encoded by the exons ATGGCCAGGATCTGCTGTGGGCCCCTGCACACTCTTGCACTACTGACTTCTGTACTTCTTATTATGGTGCTCAAGGACAAGAACCTTTCGTTTGCCTTTTCTCCATCAGCAGCAGAATGGCAGCATAGTTCAAACATCTCATACAGGAGCGTCCAGTTCCGAAAGAACTTAAGCAGTAATGTTAATGTATCTGCTGGTCCCAGGACTCACACTAGTTTAGTCAGAGGTCAGTGTGGTGTAGCTGTGGAGAGCCGGATCAGCTGTGGCCGTGATAGATCTTTGAGCCGGGCTGATTGTGAGGGAAGAGGATGTTGTTATATGCCTCTCCCTCGGTCTGGATTAGGAGGACCACCGTGGTGTTTCTACCCAGTTCATTACCCAGGCTACAAGATGGGGCCCCTGTTGCCCACAGAGAAGGGCCAAAGAGCCACCCTGGCCCGTTCTGCACCATCATACCTGCCCCGGGACATCCCCACACTGCAGCTAGATGTGATGCCTGAGACTTTGGGTCGTCTTCACCTCACT CTGAAAGATCCAGCATCTCCACGATATGAGGTTCCCTTTGTGACGTCCCAATCCAGGGGCCACAAGGACATACAGAACCCCCTCTATGATGTTGACTTCCAACCAGATCCGTTTGGATTCATTGTACGGCGAAAATCCAATGGCCGGGTTCT TCTGAATACTACAATAGGCCCGCTCCTGTTTGCAGATCAGTATCTCCAGCTCTCCAGCAGCATGGCTTCCTCTGTGATATCTGGCCTGGGTGAACATTACACCCCCATCACACTGGACCTCAACTGGAGCTCTGTTTCATTATGGAACAGAGACATGGCGCCACAT AGAAACACCAACCTGTACGGCTCCCACCCTTTCTTTTTGGTCCAAGAAGGTGATGGACAGGCACATGGAGTCTTTCTTCTCAACAGCAATGCGATGG AAGTGTTCCTGCAGCCTGCTCCAGCATTAACTTGGGTGACTGTCGGAGGAATACTGGACTTCTACATCTTCTTAGGCCCAAGTCCTCAGAGTGTGGTTCAGCAGTACCATGAGGTTATAG GTTATCCCATGATGCCACCCTACTGGTCTCTGGGTTTCCACCTCTGTCGCTGGGGTTATACGTCCACCAACATAACAAGAACTGTGGTACAGCTCATGCGCCAGGCCAAGATCCCTCTA GACGTACAGTGGAATGACCTTGATTATGCAGACCGAAGAAGAGTCTTTACGTTTGATCCTCAAAGATTTGGAGATTTGCCCCAAATGGTTGAAGAGTTTCATCAGCTGGGCATGAAGTATGTGCTCATTCTG GATCCAGGCATCAGCAGTGTGAGTCCTCCTGGTTCATACAAACCCTTTGATGACGGGCTGAAGAGGGGAGTGTTCATCAAAAACTCCACTGGACAGATCCTTATTGGAAAG GTATGGCCGGGTCCAACCGCATTCCCAGATTTCACCAATCCCACAACACAGGACTGGTGGATGGACTGCATCAGAGTCTTTCACAGCAAG GACATGAATGAGCCGTCAAATTTCGTGGAGGGCTCTGTGGATGGGTGTCCTGACTCTGACTTGGAGAAACCACCTTATACACCAG GTGTGATCGGAGGTCAGTTGGACTCAGGAACTCTGTGTGTGTCCGCACAGCAGTATCTGTCCAGTCATTACAATCTGCACAATCTGTATGGTCTGACCGAGGCCATCGCCACCCACAG GGCACTGTTGAAAGTGAAGAGCACTCGGCCGTTTGTCCTGTCCCGGTCATCTTTTCCAGGACTGGGCCGTTTCTCTGCACACTGGACTGGAGATGTGCGGAGTGACTGGGAGCAACTGCGCTTTTCAATACCTG GCGTGCTCCTGTTTGGACTCTATGGCGTCCCATTAGTGGGAGCTGATGTCTGTGGGTTTGGTGGAGACACTACTGAAGAGCTGTGTGTGCGCTGGACACAACTTGGAGCCTTTTACCCCCTTATGAGAAACCATAATGACAGACCCAATGCG CCCCAAGAGCCGTATGTATTCAGCCAGCAAGCCCAGGATGCCATGAGGACAGTGATTACACTGCGCTACTCTCTGCTGCCCTTCCTCTACACACTGTTCCATCACACACACTCCTCCAGCCGCACCGTGGCCCGTCCGCTCTTCCTTGA GTTCCCCACTGATCCAAACTGCCAGACCATTGACAGGCAGTTCCTGTGGGGCGGTTCACTGCTCATCAGCCCCGTTCTGGAGGAGGGAGCACTGGAGGTGACGGCCTATCTTCCCCCGGGGACTTGGTACAGTCTGCACAAT GGGGAAGCATGTTACAGCAAAGGGCAATACTTTCTGTTCCCTGCTCCTTTAGACACCATTAACGTTCATGTGAGAGAAGGGAGCATCATCCCGCAGCAG GCTCCTGCATTGACGACTACAGCATCTCGCAGGAATCCCTTCACGCTAATCGTGGCACTGTCTGTGGGAAATTGGGCTAAAGGGGAGCTCTTCTGGGACGATGGGGAAAGTCTGGACACTTTTGAGCGTGGAAATTATTCATATGTTCTGTTCTTTGCTGAAGAG TCTTATGTGGTCAGTAAGCCAGTCAAATTAAATGGATGTCTCAATGGTTTGGTCCTTGGGGAAGTGCGTGTTTTTGGGGTCCAGGCTCCACCTACAGCCGTGTGGGCCAATGGCCAAAAGGTTCATGACTTCTCTTACAGCCCAGACACCAAG gttCTGACAGTGCCAGGTCTGGACTTCCCCATGACAGCCATGATCACAGTGCAGTGGAGCTGA
- the gaa gene encoding lysosomal alpha-glucosidase isoform X1, whose amino-acid sequence MARICCGPLHTLALLTSVLLIMVLKDKNLSFAFSPSAAEWQHSSNISYRSVQFRKNLSSNVNVSAGPRTHTSLVRGQCGVAVESRISCGRDRSLSRADCEGRGCCYMPLPRSGLGGPPWCFYPVHYPGYKMGPLLPTEKGQRATLARSAPSYLPRDIPTLQLDVMPETLGRLHLTLKDPASPRYEVPFVTSQSRGHKDIQNPLYDVDFQPDPFGFIVRRKSNGRVLLNTTIGPLLFADQYLQLSSSMASSVISGLGEHYTPITLDLNWSSVSLWNRDMAPHRNTNLYGSHPFFLVQEGDGQAHGVFLLNSNAMEVFLQPAPALTWVTVGGILDFYIFLGPSPQSVVQQYHEVIGYPMMPPYWSLGFHLCRWGYTSTNITRTVVQLMRQAKIPLDVQWNDLDYADRRRVFTFDPQRFGDLPQMVEEFHQLGMKYVLILDPGISSVSPPGSYKPFDDGLKRGVFIKNSTGQILIGKVWPGPTAFPDFTNPTTQDWWMDCIRVFHSKVPMDGLWIDMNEPSNFVEGSVDGCPDSDLEKPPYTPGVIGGQLDSGTLCVSAQQYLSSHYNLHNLYGLTEAIATHRALLKVKSTRPFVLSRSSFPGLGRFSAHWTGDVRSDWEQLRFSIPGVLLFGLYGVPLVGADVCGFGGDTTEELCVRWTQLGAFYPLMRNHNDRPNAPQEPYVFSQQAQDAMRTVITLRYSLLPFLYTLFHHTHSSSRTVARPLFLEFPTDPNCQTIDRQFLWGGSLLISPVLEEGALEVTAYLPPGTWYSLHNGEACYSKGQYFLFPAPLDTINVHVREGSIIPQQAPALTTTASRRNPFTLIVALSVGNWAKGELFWDDGESLDTFERGNYSYVLFFAEESYVVSKPVKLNGCLNGLVLGEVRVFGVQAPPTAVWANGQKVHDFSYSPDTKVLTVPGLDFPMTAMITVQWS is encoded by the exons ATGGCCAGGATCTGCTGTGGGCCCCTGCACACTCTTGCACTACTGACTTCTGTACTTCTTATTATGGTGCTCAAGGACAAGAACCTTTCGTTTGCCTTTTCTCCATCAGCAGCAGAATGGCAGCATAGTTCAAACATCTCATACAGGAGCGTCCAGTTCCGAAAGAACTTAAGCAGTAATGTTAATGTATCTGCTGGTCCCAGGACTCACACTAGTTTAGTCAGAGGTCAGTGTGGTGTAGCTGTGGAGAGCCGGATCAGCTGTGGCCGTGATAGATCTTTGAGCCGGGCTGATTGTGAGGGAAGAGGATGTTGTTATATGCCTCTCCCTCGGTCTGGATTAGGAGGACCACCGTGGTGTTTCTACCCAGTTCATTACCCAGGCTACAAGATGGGGCCCCTGTTGCCCACAGAGAAGGGCCAAAGAGCCACCCTGGCCCGTTCTGCACCATCATACCTGCCCCGGGACATCCCCACACTGCAGCTAGATGTGATGCCTGAGACTTTGGGTCGTCTTCACCTCACT CTGAAAGATCCAGCATCTCCACGATATGAGGTTCCCTTTGTGACGTCCCAATCCAGGGGCCACAAGGACATACAGAACCCCCTCTATGATGTTGACTTCCAACCAGATCCGTTTGGATTCATTGTACGGCGAAAATCCAATGGCCGGGTTCT TCTGAATACTACAATAGGCCCGCTCCTGTTTGCAGATCAGTATCTCCAGCTCTCCAGCAGCATGGCTTCCTCTGTGATATCTGGCCTGGGTGAACATTACACCCCCATCACACTGGACCTCAACTGGAGCTCTGTTTCATTATGGAACAGAGACATGGCGCCACAT AGAAACACCAACCTGTACGGCTCCCACCCTTTCTTTTTGGTCCAAGAAGGTGATGGACAGGCACATGGAGTCTTTCTTCTCAACAGCAATGCGATGG AAGTGTTCCTGCAGCCTGCTCCAGCATTAACTTGGGTGACTGTCGGAGGAATACTGGACTTCTACATCTTCTTAGGCCCAAGTCCTCAGAGTGTGGTTCAGCAGTACCATGAGGTTATAG GTTATCCCATGATGCCACCCTACTGGTCTCTGGGTTTCCACCTCTGTCGCTGGGGTTATACGTCCACCAACATAACAAGAACTGTGGTACAGCTCATGCGCCAGGCCAAGATCCCTCTA GACGTACAGTGGAATGACCTTGATTATGCAGACCGAAGAAGAGTCTTTACGTTTGATCCTCAAAGATTTGGAGATTTGCCCCAAATGGTTGAAGAGTTTCATCAGCTGGGCATGAAGTATGTGCTCATTCTG GATCCAGGCATCAGCAGTGTGAGTCCTCCTGGTTCATACAAACCCTTTGATGACGGGCTGAAGAGGGGAGTGTTCATCAAAAACTCCACTGGACAGATCCTTATTGGAAAG GTATGGCCGGGTCCAACCGCATTCCCAGATTTCACCAATCCCACAACACAGGACTGGTGGATGGACTGCATCAGAGTCTTTCACAGCAAGGTACCTATGGATGGACTCTGGATA GACATGAATGAGCCGTCAAATTTCGTGGAGGGCTCTGTGGATGGGTGTCCTGACTCTGACTTGGAGAAACCACCTTATACACCAG GTGTGATCGGAGGTCAGTTGGACTCAGGAACTCTGTGTGTGTCCGCACAGCAGTATCTGTCCAGTCATTACAATCTGCACAATCTGTATGGTCTGACCGAGGCCATCGCCACCCACAG GGCACTGTTGAAAGTGAAGAGCACTCGGCCGTTTGTCCTGTCCCGGTCATCTTTTCCAGGACTGGGCCGTTTCTCTGCACACTGGACTGGAGATGTGCGGAGTGACTGGGAGCAACTGCGCTTTTCAATACCTG GCGTGCTCCTGTTTGGACTCTATGGCGTCCCATTAGTGGGAGCTGATGTCTGTGGGTTTGGTGGAGACACTACTGAAGAGCTGTGTGTGCGCTGGACACAACTTGGAGCCTTTTACCCCCTTATGAGAAACCATAATGACAGACCCAATGCG CCCCAAGAGCCGTATGTATTCAGCCAGCAAGCCCAGGATGCCATGAGGACAGTGATTACACTGCGCTACTCTCTGCTGCCCTTCCTCTACACACTGTTCCATCACACACACTCCTCCAGCCGCACCGTGGCCCGTCCGCTCTTCCTTGA GTTCCCCACTGATCCAAACTGCCAGACCATTGACAGGCAGTTCCTGTGGGGCGGTTCACTGCTCATCAGCCCCGTTCTGGAGGAGGGAGCACTGGAGGTGACGGCCTATCTTCCCCCGGGGACTTGGTACAGTCTGCACAAT GGGGAAGCATGTTACAGCAAAGGGCAATACTTTCTGTTCCCTGCTCCTTTAGACACCATTAACGTTCATGTGAGAGAAGGGAGCATCATCCCGCAGCAG GCTCCTGCATTGACGACTACAGCATCTCGCAGGAATCCCTTCACGCTAATCGTGGCACTGTCTGTGGGAAATTGGGCTAAAGGGGAGCTCTTCTGGGACGATGGGGAAAGTCTGGACACTTTTGAGCGTGGAAATTATTCATATGTTCTGTTCTTTGCTGAAGAG TCTTATGTGGTCAGTAAGCCAGTCAAATTAAATGGATGTCTCAATGGTTTGGTCCTTGGGGAAGTGCGTGTTTTTGGGGTCCAGGCTCCACCTACAGCCGTGTGGGCCAATGGCCAAAAGGTTCATGACTTCTCTTACAGCCCAGACACCAAG gttCTGACAGTGCCAGGTCTGGACTTCCCCATGACAGCCATGATCACAGTGCAGTGGAGCTGA